The stretch of DNA ATCAAATCAAAAGACGATACATGTAACGTGTATGTTCCAAGGCACGTATTCAGGTTGAATGTCAACAAAAATGAAACTACGATTTGAAGTTTGTCGGTTGAAaggtaataaaaataacaaaatattgagtAAACTGAAACATATCTCTTACTTCTTATGAGAGAGTTTGAGTCTTGAGAggtaaaatacataaaataaaataaaataaaaaaaaaatacgaaattATAATATGAGGGAAAGGATTATCCTCGAATTATGAGGAGAACCAAAAAATGGTCAGACATGAAAAATCAAAGTGGGCTCATAAAAATTATAGGATATATTAGCAAGAGAAATAGATCACCTGATGAGAGAAAGCATATGCtagtgctctctctctcctcataGCAGCCTCATACTTGCTAAGAAGATTTGCTTCAATTCGTTCCTTTGACTGAAGGCTGTCATCCCATTCCTCCCCAATCTGTTATAACATCCAAACAAGTAAGATGCAGCGAGGAAAGTAGGATTggaacttagcactaaaaactATAATTCCACGTGCTTTTCTGGTGCTTTATGGAAAAATTTGAGCTGACTCTCACAGTTTAACACATGGAACATATTACTAGGCATGAGGACAAACTAATTAAACCTGGCTGCCAGATTCTAGTCATCAACAGTGCCCCTAagtcttttcaataaaaataaaatcccatCATCCCGTGGCAAAAAATTAGATGATGAAACATTGCTATGTGATTAGCATGGCTTTATTAAATGCtacagaataaaaaagaaacaacagaGACCTGTAAGCTCTCAAGCTCTTTTGCTTGTTTATGTAGGAGTTGTTTTTGGAGAGCCTGATTCTCCTCTGACATCCTGATCCTCCTGGAACGGATCTGAGATTGTACACGAGCTAAAGTCTGCATGCATCTGAGGGTTTTTGCAGCTTGGCGTTTCACAACAGGCCCCTCCATCATTGATTTCAGCCTGACCAGCCCCCTTAAAGCCCGCAATGCCCTTCTTGCCTGAATACAATGaaatgcaaaatccttaagaaAGCCACATTACTCAGCCCAAAATTTCCTGTAACAACTTGTAGCAGCCATTGATAACTTTAAACTTGAGCGATCTGTAAATTAAATATAGCTTCTAAAAGAAGCCGATCAACTTAGcttctattaaaataagttgCATCAATAACAGAGtgaagaataaaaatgaaaataaataaaaagaacgTAGCATGTACCATGTATCCTCGAAATGCTGCTTGAATCCTGATTACTGCCACTTCCTCCCTCAGTTTTCCTCCAAACGGAGTAACTGTAGTGAGTCGAACTACTTCAGCAGCTGCTTgagcagcagcaacagcagccTCAGCAGCTTCAGCAGTGGCGACTGCAACAGAGTAAGCATGCTGCCTCTGCTCATTCTCTCCATTTGTTAATTTCACCTCTTCTGGCTGAGGAAGAGGTGGCACTGTGGCAATCCCTGAAGAGGCAGAATTTGAACCCAATTGCTTTTGCTTCCCGAACCATTTCTTTTTCGCTTTACTAGATTTCTGGAAAACAGTCGCAAAAACTATCAGAAACCCATTTAATCATTGAAAAAATTCAGGTACTCAAAAGATATAATGAATTTCTCCAAACCTGATCAGTCTTCTCCTTGGACTCTGGGCTAAGAGCTTTCTTTACACTAGAAAACCAATTTCCCTTCCTTGCCATCTCCTTATCATTCCTCAATGTTATCCTTCATGAAGAcgattagaaatttagaagtctaaaatttaaaacgcTAATTGAATAACCATTTTGACAGTTActtaaataaatttccaaaacatAATGAATTTAATCTTCGACCACATAAGATagaaaagaataatgaa from Juglans regia cultivar Chandler chromosome 4, Walnut 2.0, whole genome shotgun sequence encodes:
- the LOC109012825 gene encoding protein IQ-DOMAIN 1-like, with the translated sequence MARKGNWFSSVKKALSPESKEKTDQKSSKAKKKWFGKQKQLGSNSASSGIATVPPLPQPEEVKLTNGENEQRQHAYSVAVATAEAAEAAVAAAQAAAEVVRLTTVTPFGGKLREEVAVIRIQAAFRGYMARRALRALRGLVRLKSMMEGPVVKRQAAKTLRCMQTLARVQSQIRSRRIRMSEENQALQKQLLHKQAKELESLQIGEEWDDSLQSKERIEANLLSKYEAAMRRERALAYAFSHQKAWKNGPRSVNPMFMDPSNPTWGWSWLERWMAARPWESRSMKEKELYSDHSSVKSASHSVVGGEICKSFACYQLNSDNHSPTASQKTGHPSFQSPSNPRPASSKVAKKVKPASPGGGYAPDDDSKSMVSLQSGQFRRHSIAGSSVRDDESLASSLAVPSYMVPTKSARAKTRLESPSGAEKNGTPEKGSFGPAKKRLSFPPSPARPRRHSGPPKINVSLNVENNMSNEVGS